One region of Pseudomonas alvandae genomic DNA includes:
- the sctC gene encoding type III secretion system outer membrane ring subunit SctC has protein sequence MPNRWLAPYPSLSAGKAVLRRSIARRWTKASLLALALAGALGAGMPTEAAVPTDWKNTPYAYDAQNTPLPKVLGDFANTFGVQLVLDGTVKGTVDGRMRAESPQAFLDRLGLENRFQWFMYGNTLYVSPLQNQDSKRLEVSADAAPDMKQALIDIGLLDPRFGWGELPDEGVVLVSGPERYVRLVAQFAEARKTPEEKQEVISFPLRYATAADRSVKYRGDTLVIPGVATILKGLLESRSAVSGGMQAASPQAAFQNMQTQQSMSMGNIEQLALNGMGRPNTNRVQPGGNGGSGGRGRIRVEADVRNNAVLIYDSPKRREIYTPLIRDVDVPRKLVEIDAIILDIDRTQLAELASNWNVESGDLIGGASMIRPGASSTVFIQDYGDFSAQLRALEGRGLASVVANPSVLTLENQPAVIDFSKTEYISAIGERVATVEPITAGTSLQVVPHAIETGGRNQIQMSLDIEDGRIEPSEVGQQTPSVRRGVVSTQAVMGESRSLVVGGFHTEETGDNLERVPWLGRIPLIGPLLFSSTTRETSRRERVFILTPRLIGDQVDPARYISALDREQVDSAMARLEERRNGTRPVGRVEVSDVLAQLADGNIPATFKQAASIPYSPDTLCALQPGLSLDATRAQWFAGPDYGIAVGVVRNEGSHRLRFDEASCSTRWTLAASAWPKVWLEPGEETEVFVVMKQPKRTPGGGRSSLLQTSARTTP, from the coding sequence ATGCCTAACAGGTGGCTAGCACCGTACCCTTCGTTGTCCGCTGGCAAGGCAGTTCTTCGCCGGTCGATCGCGCGTCGTTGGACGAAAGCCTCGTTGCTCGCCCTGGCCTTGGCCGGCGCGCTGGGCGCGGGCATGCCGACAGAGGCGGCAGTACCGACCGACTGGAAGAACACGCCGTACGCCTACGATGCCCAGAACACGCCACTGCCCAAGGTACTCGGCGACTTTGCCAACACCTTCGGCGTGCAACTGGTGCTCGACGGCACCGTGAAAGGCACCGTCGACGGCCGGATGCGCGCTGAAAGTCCCCAGGCGTTCCTCGATCGGCTCGGCCTGGAAAATCGCTTCCAGTGGTTCATGTACGGCAACACCTTGTACGTCAGCCCGTTGCAGAACCAGGACTCCAAGCGCCTGGAAGTGTCCGCCGACGCGGCACCGGACATGAAGCAAGCCTTGATCGACATCGGCCTGCTGGACCCGCGCTTCGGTTGGGGCGAGTTGCCCGACGAAGGCGTGGTCCTGGTCTCCGGCCCGGAACGCTACGTGCGCCTGGTGGCGCAGTTCGCCGAAGCACGCAAGACACCGGAAGAGAAGCAGGAAGTGATCAGCTTCCCGCTGCGCTACGCCACCGCCGCCGACCGCAGCGTCAAGTACCGGGGCGATACGCTGGTGATTCCCGGGGTCGCGACCATCCTCAAAGGCCTGCTGGAAAGCCGCAGCGCCGTTTCCGGAGGGATGCAGGCGGCCTCGCCCCAAGCGGCGTTCCAGAACATGCAGACCCAGCAATCCATGAGCATGGGCAACATCGAGCAATTGGCGTTGAACGGCATGGGGCGTCCGAACACCAACCGCGTGCAGCCCGGCGGGAACGGGGGCAGCGGCGGCCGCGGCCGGATCCGCGTCGAAGCCGACGTGCGCAACAACGCGGTGCTCATCTACGACTCACCCAAACGGCGGGAGATCTATACGCCGCTGATTCGTGATGTGGACGTGCCGCGCAAGCTCGTGGAGATCGACGCGATCATCCTCGACATCGACCGTACCCAACTGGCCGAGCTGGCGTCGAACTGGAACGTTGAAAGCGGCGATCTGATTGGTGGTGCCTCGATGATTCGTCCCGGCGCCAGCTCGACGGTGTTCATCCAGGACTACGGCGATTTCTCCGCGCAACTGCGCGCCCTGGAAGGTCGCGGCCTGGCCTCGGTGGTGGCCAATCCATCGGTGTTGACCCTGGAAAACCAGCCGGCGGTCATCGACTTCAGCAAGACCGAGTACATCTCCGCCATCGGCGAACGCGTGGCCACCGTCGAGCCCATCACGGCCGGCACCAGCCTGCAGGTCGTGCCCCACGCCATCGAAACCGGTGGCCGCAACCAGATCCAGATGTCCCTGGACATCGAGGACGGTCGCATCGAACCCTCGGAAGTCGGGCAACAGACCCCCAGCGTGCGCCGGGGCGTGGTCAGCACCCAGGCAGTGATGGGTGAAAGCCGCTCGTTGGTGGTGGGTGGCTTTCATACCGAAGAAACCGGGGACAACCTTGAGCGAGTGCCGTGGCTGGGGCGTATCCCGCTGATCGGACCGCTGCTGTTCTCCTCGACCACGCGCGAGACCAGTCGCCGCGAACGGGTGTTCATCCTCACGCCCCGCCTGATCGGTGACCAGGTCGACCCGGCTCGCTACATCTCAGCACTCGACCGTGAACAAGTGGACAGCGCCATGGCGCGCCTGGAAGAGCGGCGCAACGGCACCCGCCCCGTCGGTCGCGTCGAGGTCAGCGATGTCCTCGCGCAACTGGCCGACGGCAATATCCCGGCGACATTCAAGCAGGCCGCCTCGATCCCCTATTCACCCGACACGCTGTGTGCGTTGCAGCCTGGCTTGTCCCTGGACGCCACGAGAGCCCAATGGTTCGCCGGCCCCGACTACGGAATCGCCGTGGGCGTGGTGCGCAACGAGGGCAGTCATCGGCTGCGCTTCGACGAGGCGAGCTGCAGCACCCGTTGGACCCTGGCGGCTTCCGCCTGGCCGAAGGTGTGGCTTGAGCCGGGCGAAGAAACGGAAGTCTTCGTCGTCATGAAACAACCCAAGCGCACGCCAGGCGGCGGACGCTCTTCTCTCCTGCAAACCAGTGCGAGGACCACGCCATGA
- the sctR gene encoding type III secretion system export apparatus subunit SctR, producing MSFQGVDPFLLALFIGGISLVPLLLIICSAFLKIAIVLTITRNAIGVQQVPPNMALYAIALAATLFIMAPVGHNIAEQLKEQPLDFSSTEALQGSALNAVKPLQAFMSRNTNPDILTHLLENTQRMWPKERAEQASRDDLMLLIPAFMLSELEAGFQMGFLIYIPFIVIDLIVSNLLLALGMQMVAPMTISLPLKLLIFVLVQGWTQLLDSLFYSYL from the coding sequence ATGAGCTTCCAGGGGGTCGACCCCTTTCTGCTGGCGCTGTTCATCGGCGGGATCTCATTGGTTCCGCTGCTGCTGATCATCTGCAGCGCCTTTCTCAAGATCGCCATCGTGCTGACCATCACCCGCAACGCCATCGGCGTGCAGCAGGTGCCGCCGAACATGGCGCTCTACGCCATCGCCCTGGCCGCGACGCTGTTCATCATGGCGCCGGTCGGTCACAACATCGCCGAGCAACTGAAGGAGCAGCCGCTGGATTTCAGCAGCACCGAGGCGCTGCAGGGCTCGGCCTTGAACGCGGTCAAGCCGTTGCAAGCGTTCATGTCGCGCAATACCAACCCGGACATCCTCACCCATCTGCTGGAAAACACCCAGCGGATGTGGCCCAAGGAGCGCGCCGAGCAAGCCAGTCGCGATGACCTGATGCTGCTTATCCCGGCCTTCATGCTGTCGGAGCTCGAAGCGGGTTTCCAGATGGGGTTCCTGATCTACATCCCGTTCATCGTCATTGACCTGATTGTGTCCAACCTGCTGCTGGCGCTCGGCATGCAGATGGTCGCGCCGATGACCATCTCGTTGCCGCTCAAGCTGCTGATCTTCGTGCTCGTGCAGGGTTGGACGCAGTTGCTCGACAGCCTTTTCTATTCCTATCTTTGA
- a CDS encoding type III effector → MPEPNPLSIRGTGALHGAEGLHSSRSPSLSQQPRDAQQRTGTQSLHGLGRSSSVPPAVHQRGRPRTRGANRTAASDDRPLDDTQRSSSTPPPRAPDSFMSEMETRQKALMEKQFQMQMGMEERQSTMVLVKSSADMAKLMSDTVTEVTKGFMDSARKVMQEGGEAMKLR, encoded by the coding sequence ATGCCTGAACCCAATCCGCTGTCCATAAGGGGCACCGGTGCCCTGCATGGCGCCGAAGGTTTGCACTCATCGCGCTCACCCTCGTTGAGCCAGCAACCTCGCGACGCCCAGCAGCGCACCGGCACCCAAAGCCTGCATGGGCTGGGACGTTCATCATCGGTCCCCCCTGCGGTGCACCAACGTGGCCGGCCCCGCACTCGGGGCGCGAACCGCACGGCGGCGTCCGACGATCGGCCGCTGGATGACACGCAAAGGTCCAGCTCCACGCCACCGCCTCGCGCGCCCGACTCGTTCATGAGCGAGATGGAGACCCGTCAGAAAGCGCTGATGGAAAAGCAGTTCCAGATGCAGATGGGAATGGAGGAGCGTCAAAGCACCATGGTGCTGGTCAAAAGCTCCGCCGACATGGCCAAGTTGATGAGCGATACGGTGACGGAGGTGACCAAGGGCTTCATGGACAGCGCCAGGAAAGTCATGCAGGAGGGCGGTGAAGCGATGAAGCTTCGGTAA
- a CDS encoding type III secretion system chaperone, protein MTAPPIAQRLIAALAEHLNADLQLEGGVCALYDASNREAVVIELPEHGDLAILHCAVDVPAHMPGLHKRLLELNFRLDLLAGSWLALDDKGTVRLCAHCPLSMLDEAQFCHWVVGFIGQVGEVRTRWMPSAAPTASRPASLNASRARLV, encoded by the coding sequence ATGACCGCTCCACCCATCGCCCAGCGCCTGATCGCGGCCCTAGCGGAACACTTGAATGCGGACCTTCAGCTGGAGGGCGGCGTCTGTGCGTTGTATGACGCGAGCAACCGCGAAGCCGTGGTCATCGAGCTGCCCGAACATGGCGATCTCGCCATCCTCCACTGCGCGGTCGACGTGCCAGCCCATATGCCCGGCCTGCACAAGCGCTTGCTGGAGCTCAACTTTCGATTGGACTTGCTCGCCGGCAGTTGGCTGGCCCTGGACGATAAGGGCACCGTTCGCTTGTGTGCCCACTGCCCATTGTCGATGCTCGATGAAGCGCAATTCTGCCATTGGGTCGTGGGTTTCATCGGCCAGGTCGGCGAGGTGCGTACACGCTGGATGCCGTCCGCAGCACCCACGGCTTCACGTCCAGCCTCGCTCAACGCGAGCCGTGCCCGGCTGGTCTAG
- the sctQ gene encoding type III secretion system cytoplasmic ring protein SctQ, producing MSVQALALPPMSGDDAVARQRLGTGVSLSFEVAGETGLLELTLDSGAVGGESCLFECTHGVLALDEPGPLLSLFGECPVVLPAEPGPDDAWFWALFQQTLSEPLRQAFGFLKPTTGPAVRGIPCRLEARLGAAHATSHLELAGPTLLGLLRAAPWQRRTTPVDDHFALHVPLPLGHLALAAGQVSALRPGDVLVPETALFDPSGQGLVRLGRHCLRVGVYSRSAPLRLTLLALEETDMSTTADTDILTPDWDDTARYEPDAEAPEATGFAAPDDAEAVAAETPVQAPVAGDERFGDLPLALTIRCGHLSLTLGELRNLAPGAVLQVQGVAPGAATLFHGERALAQGELVDVEGRLGLQVTRVDVAG from the coding sequence ATGAGCGTACAGGCTTTGGCGCTGCCACCGATGAGCGGCGATGACGCCGTCGCCCGGCAGCGATTGGGAACGGGCGTCAGCTTATCTTTCGAGGTGGCGGGCGAGACGGGCTTGCTGGAACTGACCCTGGACAGCGGCGCCGTGGGAGGCGAGTCGTGTTTGTTCGAGTGCACCCATGGCGTCTTGGCGCTTGACGAGCCGGGGCCGCTGCTCAGCTTGTTCGGCGAATGTCCGGTGGTCCTGCCGGCCGAGCCTGGGCCGGACGATGCCTGGTTCTGGGCGCTGTTCCAGCAAACCTTGAGCGAGCCGCTGCGCCAGGCGTTCGGTTTTCTCAAGCCAACCACCGGCCCCGCGGTCCGGGGCATTCCCTGCCGGCTCGAAGCACGGCTGGGCGCGGCCCATGCGACGAGTCACCTGGAACTGGCCGGGCCGACCTTGCTGGGATTGCTTCGCGCAGCGCCTTGGCAGCGGCGGACAACCCCGGTGGACGATCATTTTGCGCTGCACGTTCCATTGCCGCTGGGGCACCTCGCGCTGGCGGCCGGGCAAGTGTCGGCGCTGCGCCCCGGTGACGTGCTGGTGCCGGAAACCGCCTTGTTCGACCCATCCGGCCAAGGGCTGGTTCGCCTCGGCCGGCACTGCCTGCGGGTCGGGGTGTACAGCCGCTCCGCGCCGTTGCGCCTGACCTTGCTCGCTCTGGAGGAGACCGATATGAGTACCACCGCTGACACCGATATCCTGACCCCCGACTGGGACGATACCGCCCGCTACGAACCCGACGCAGAGGCGCCCGAGGCGACGGGTTTCGCGGCGCCTGACGATGCCGAAGCTGTAGCCGCAGAGACGCCGGTGCAGGCGCCGGTGGCCGGCGACGAGCGCTTCGGCGACTTGCCCCTGGCGCTGACGATACGCTGCGGTCACTTGAGCCTGACCCTGGGCGAACTGCGCAACCTGGCGCCCGGCGCGGTGCTCCAGGTCCAGGGCGTGGCACCGGGTGCGGCGACGTTGTTCCATGGTGAACGGGCCTTGGCCCAGGGTGAACTGGTGGACGTCGAGGGTCGGCTCGGCCTGCAAGTCACTCGCGTGGATGTGGCTGGATGA
- the sctT gene encoding type III secretion system export apparatus subunit SctT, which yields MTAQAFVPYFDLLLSIALGMARIYPVAYLVPVFCFQHLRGLPRHAVVFALGMLPAPGIRQALIDAQADWLTLGGLMFKEVLLGLLLGVLLAMPFWLYESVGALLDNQRGALIGGQLNPALGTDTTPLGHLFKEMTILLLVATLGIGTLTQVIWDSYLVWSPTVWFPLPGADGFGVFLGLLGEMFMHMMLYAAPFIGLLLLVEFALALLSLYSPQLQVFVLAMPAKSLVGLGFLLFYLPTLWDAMTGRLSRYGEIRHLLHLLIPAP from the coding sequence ATGACGGCCCAGGCGTTCGTCCCGTATTTCGACTTGCTGCTGTCGATCGCCCTCGGCATGGCGCGCATTTATCCGGTGGCGTACCTGGTCCCGGTGTTCTGCTTCCAGCATCTGCGAGGCTTGCCGCGCCATGCCGTGGTGTTCGCCCTGGGCATGTTGCCCGCGCCGGGTATTCGCCAGGCGTTGATTGACGCACAGGCCGACTGGCTGACCCTTGGCGGGCTGATGTTCAAGGAGGTGCTGCTGGGCCTGCTCCTGGGTGTGCTGCTGGCGATGCCGTTCTGGCTCTACGAATCGGTGGGGGCCTTGCTCGACAACCAGCGCGGCGCGCTCATCGGCGGGCAATTGAACCCGGCCCTCGGCACGGATACGACGCCCTTGGGCCATCTGTTCAAGGAAATGACGATCCTGTTGCTGGTCGCCACCTTGGGCATCGGCACGTTGACCCAGGTGATCTGGGACAGCTACCTGGTGTGGTCGCCCACGGTCTGGTTCCCGTTGCCCGGCGCGGATGGCTTTGGTGTGTTCCTCGGGCTGCTCGGCGAAATGTTCATGCACATGATGCTCTACGCCGCGCCCTTCATCGGCTTGCTATTGCTGGTGGAGTTCGCCCTGGCCTTGCTCAGCCTGTACAGCCCGCAATTGCAGGTGTTCGTCCTCGCCATGCCGGCCAAGAGCCTGGTCGGCCTGGGCTTCCTGCTGTTTTACCTGCCGACGTTGTGGGACGCGATGACCGGCCGTCTCAGCCGATACGGGGAAATCCGCCATCTGCTGCATCTGTTGATACCGGCGCCCTGA
- a CDS encoding type III secretion protein, whose amino-acid sequence MSSIDALQRRLDTYFQRATDNVNNAAINAAESQSLDDMHSFFTSMNGMSVAVNAATQQTTAHHNLAKAIIDAMP is encoded by the coding sequence ATGTCTTCTATCGATGCCTTGCAGCGCCGCCTCGACACCTACTTCCAGCGCGCCACCGATAACGTCAACAACGCGGCGATCAATGCCGCAGAGAGCCAATCGCTGGACGACATGCATTCGTTCTTCACCAGCATGAACGGCATGTCGGTCGCGGTGAACGCGGCCACTCAACAGACCACCGCCCACCACAACCTCGCCAAGGCGATCATCGATGCAATGCCATGA
- the hrpT gene encoding HrpT family type III secretion system protein, with product MSRTLKLLVLLLSLPVFAGCASRWGCQGDACDRAEPDTGRLVIWWSPGMRGGLGTPEHPLDHTVVPLEN from the coding sequence ATGAGTCGCACGTTGAAGCTACTCGTCTTATTGCTGAGCCTGCCGGTGTTCGCCGGCTGCGCAAGCCGCTGGGGCTGCCAGGGCGATGCCTGCGACCGCGCCGAACCCGACACCGGCCGGCTGGTGATCTGGTGGTCGCCGGGCATGCGCGGCGGCCTGGGTACACCTGAACACCCGCTCGACCACACGGTCGTTCCACTGGAGAACTGA
- the sctS gene encoding type III secretion system export apparatus subunit SctS: MDALTLFKEGMLLVVLLSAPPLIVAVIVGVLTSLVQALMQIQDQTLPFGIKLVAVGLTLLVTGRWIGGELLGLLRRAFEMMAST, encoded by the coding sequence ATGGACGCGCTGACGTTGTTCAAGGAAGGCATGCTGTTGGTGGTGCTGCTGTCCGCGCCTCCCTTGATCGTCGCGGTGATCGTTGGCGTGCTGACCTCCCTGGTGCAGGCGTTGATGCAGATCCAGGACCAGACCTTGCCGTTCGGGATCAAGCTGGTGGCGGTGGGACTGACCTTGTTGGTCACCGGTCGCTGGATTGGCGGCGAGCTGCTGGGGCTGTTGCGCCGGGCATTTGAAATGATGGCCAGCACCTGA
- a CDS encoding type III secretion system chaperone — protein sequence MQCHELRTQLARWRASVDGPEHFALVVDDGEAVFNTLEAGLLVSVELNVALGNEASLEDVLRLAHPSLSRFPGALARSPQEDRLWLLAHLAQDAHLDDLLETLEALLNQRDTWQSALHKSPRAVAQRPSHFHLLGTGIRHA from the coding sequence ATGCAATGCCATGAGCTGCGCACACAGCTCGCCCGCTGGCGCGCCAGCGTCGATGGCCCCGAGCATTTCGCCCTTGTCGTCGACGATGGCGAAGCGGTTTTCAACACGCTCGAAGCCGGCTTGCTGGTGTCGGTCGAGTTGAACGTCGCGCTGGGCAACGAAGCGTCCCTGGAAGACGTCCTGCGGCTAGCGCACCCAAGCCTCTCGCGGTTTCCCGGTGCGCTGGCCCGTTCGCCCCAGGAGGACCGGTTATGGCTACTGGCGCACCTGGCCCAGGACGCACACCTCGACGATTTGCTCGAAACCCTTGAAGCCTTGCTCAACCAGCGGGACACCTGGCAGTCGGCCCTTCATAAAAGCCCACGTGCCGTCGCGCAACGTCCCTCGCATTTTCACTTGCTCGGAACAGGAATCCGCCATGCCTAA
- the sctU gene encoding type III secretion system export apparatus subunit SctU: protein MSEDSGEKTKQATPKKIRDARKKGQVGQSQDLSSLLVLTAITEVALTQADSSMQALGDMVAFPLHRLDVDFVRAFEETLAHAGGVLLNFTLMTVGLAIATRLIAGWVQFGFLFAPEALQPDPNRLNPLNQAQQMFSAQALIQLFMGLVKAVFIASVLYLVTMPALGSLISLVNGDLNGYWRGLAGLFRHIMHICLGVLLVLAILDFGLQKYFFAKRLRMSEEEVRKEFKEMEGDPHVKMHRRSLARQLIDQPASQETKPVEEADMLVVNPTHYAVALFYRPEQTPLPQLITKGVDADARALIERAKAARVPVIQCIWLARTIYREDVGGYIPRETLQAVAHIYRVLRELDDEAQGEVIEIPELNLR, encoded by the coding sequence ATGAGCGAAGACAGCGGCGAAAAGACCAAGCAGGCGACACCGAAGAAAATCCGCGACGCGCGCAAGAAGGGTCAGGTCGGCCAGAGCCAGGATTTGAGCAGCCTGCTGGTGCTCACGGCAATCACCGAAGTGGCGTTGACCCAGGCCGACAGCAGCATGCAGGCGCTGGGCGACATGGTCGCGTTCCCGCTGCACCGGTTGGACGTCGACTTCGTGCGCGCCTTCGAGGAAACCCTGGCCCACGCCGGCGGGGTGTTGCTCAACTTCACCTTGATGACCGTGGGGTTGGCCATTGCCACGCGGCTGATCGCCGGTTGGGTACAGTTTGGCTTCCTGTTCGCGCCCGAGGCCCTTCAACCTGATCCGAACCGTCTGAATCCGCTGAACCAGGCCCAGCAGATGTTCTCCGCCCAGGCGCTGATCCAGTTGTTCATGGGCCTGGTCAAGGCAGTGTTCATCGCCAGCGTGCTTTACCTGGTGACGATGCCGGCCCTCGGCTCGTTGATCAGCCTGGTCAATGGCGACCTGAACGGGTATTGGCGCGGGCTGGCCGGCCTGTTCCGGCACATCATGCACATCTGCCTGGGCGTGTTGCTGGTGCTGGCGATCCTCGATTTCGGCCTGCAGAAATACTTCTTCGCCAAGCGGCTGCGCATGAGCGAAGAGGAGGTGCGCAAAGAGTTCAAGGAAATGGAAGGCGACCCCCACGTCAAGATGCACCGCCGCAGCCTGGCCCGACAGTTGATCGACCAGCCCGCCAGCCAGGAAACCAAGCCGGTGGAGGAAGCCGACATGTTGGTGGTCAACCCGACTCACTATGCCGTCGCGTTGTTCTATCGTCCCGAGCAGACGCCGTTGCCGCAGTTGATCACCAAAGGTGTCGATGCCGATGCCCGCGCGCTGATCGAGCGGGCCAAGGCTGCGCGCGTCCCGGTGATCCAGTGCATCTGGCTCGCGCGAACGATCTACCGCGAAGACGTTGGCGGTTATATCCCGAGGGAAACGCTCCAGGCCGTCGCGCACATCTATCGGGTCCTGCGCGAGCTGGACGACGAGGCCCAGGGCGAGGTGATCGAAATTCCGGAATTGAACCTGCGCTGA
- a CDS encoding type III secretion system HrpP C-terminal domain-containing protein, protein MNERSLHGGPSPHGAPAAAPVRHAPNAYEQPLAQVSRASRPVAREPLPATGRDPEVTAERSDGYWFRQWVDAPRGGSEDDMAGTGSLSGLVNLEGGEVEAFVDQLSPRLQATLDQQLDLLLHLPHLGRIRVTAQRLGGTSGWDIGLSGESEETRARLSSRTGRLEEALAQSLGQPVVVRVTHEEEASVT, encoded by the coding sequence ATGAATGAACGCTCTTTGCACGGTGGACCGTCGCCCCATGGCGCCCCTGCGGCGGCCCCTGTTCGTCACGCGCCGAATGCGTATGAGCAACCGCTTGCCCAAGTGAGCCGGGCCAGTCGCCCAGTGGCGCGCGAGCCTTTGCCTGCCACCGGGCGCGACCCCGAGGTGACGGCAGAACGCAGCGACGGCTACTGGTTTCGCCAGTGGGTCGATGCGCCGCGGGGCGGCTCCGAGGACGACATGGCAGGCACCGGCTCCCTATCGGGGTTGGTGAATCTGGAGGGTGGTGAAGTGGAGGCATTTGTCGATCAGCTCTCGCCACGCCTCCAGGCCACCCTCGACCAGCAACTGGACCTGCTGCTGCACCTTCCTCATCTGGGCCGGATCAGGGTGACTGCCCAGCGGCTGGGCGGGACGTCCGGTTGGGACATCGGCCTGAGCGGCGAAAGCGAAGAGACGCGCGCGCGGCTGTCGAGTCGAACCGGGCGCCTCGAAGAGGCACTGGCCCAAAGCCTGGGCCAACCGGTGGTGGTGCGCGTGACCCACGAAGAAGAGGCGAGCGTGACATGA